The following DNA comes from Gloeomargarita sp. SRBZ-1_bins_9.
GGAGATGTCCCTTTTTGACAGCGAACCCCGCTCGGCGTCGGTGACCGCGTTAACCCCCTGCACCTGCCTGTGTCTGTCCCAGCCGCAAATGCAGGAAGCCATTCTCAACAACCCGGCCATTGCCCTGAATATCATCCAGAACCTGTGTCAACGGATTCGGCGGCTCAACCAGTTGGTCAGCGTGGGGACCTATGCAGCTTAGCCGGGGCGGTCAGGTCAAGCGGGTACTGCGCATCGTGCTGGGCTATAACTTGGCCATCTTCGGGGTGAAACTCGCGGTGGGCTTGGGGACCGGTTCCCTGGCGATCGTGGCGGATACCCTGCACAGCTTGACCGATTGCCTCAGCAGTGGAGTGGGCCTGGTGACCCAGAGCTGGGCTAAACCGGAGCCGGACCGGGAACACCCCTACGGCCACCAGAAATTTGAGGCGGTGGGGGCGCTGGTGATTGCCGTGTTGCTGGGGGTGGTGAGTTTTGAGGTGATCCAGCAGGCGGTGGTGCGGCTGATGGCAGCAACCCCTCCACCCCGTTTTCGCCTGGCGGATTTCGCTTTGTTGCTGCTGGTGTTGCTGGTCAACAGCGCCATCACCTGGTACGAGTACCAGCAGGGCCAACGGCTGGACAGTCCCATCCTGCGGGCGGATGCCCTACACACCCTGGGGGACCTGTGGATCAATCTCACGGTGCTGGTGGGGATGGCGGGGGTATTGGCCGGCTGGACCTGGCTGGATACGGTGTTGGCGATTCCAGTGGCGGCCTTGGTGCTCTACAGCGGCTGGCGGATTCTAACCATCAACTTGCCCTGGCTGGTGGATGCGATGGCGATTGCGCCGGAGGCCATTGCTCGCCTGGCAACCCAGGTGCCCGGGGTCGAGAGTTGCCACGACATTTCTTCCCGGGGGGTGGTGGGACGGCAGGTGTTTATCGAATTGCACCTGGTGGTGACAACCCAGGATTTAACCACCGCCCATCGGGTGAGCGAGCAGGTGGAGGCCCTGTTGCAAAAACACTACGGCCCGGCCCGGATTACCATTCACATCGAACCGAGTCCCGGTGATTTGCCAGCGGAGCCGACCGGTTGATACAGTAGAACCAAAACGAGGACAGACCCATGGTCAGTACGCCAGAAATGTGGTTGCAGCAGGGATTCCGGGCCTTGTTGGGTTGCGCTAGCACCGTGGTGGAGTGGGTGCAGGATGAGCAAAAACGCCAGGCCCAACTCCAGCAATGGCAGCGGGAGATGCAGCAACTGGTGCAGGAGTTAGTCGCCAAGGGGGAAAAAACCGAAGCGGAGGCCCGGGAATTTGTCGAACGCCTGTTTGGCCGTCAGACTTCGCCGCCGCCGGCATCTCCACCCGTGGAGGTCACCATTCAAGAGGACAACCCACCCACCCAGGCGGCGGCCCAATTGCAGGAACTGACCCAGGAGCTGGCTGCGTTGCGGGAATCCCTAGAACAATTGCGCCCGGATGACCCTGCTTAAAGGGGGGGCTTCTGCTAGAGTGGGGGTAGTTTGCCTAGAGGAGGCCGATGCCCCATCCCCTCTACATCGCCTTTATCTGGCACCAGCATCAACCGTTCTATAAAAGCCTGCTCACCGGGGAATACCGGCTGCCCTGGGTGCGTTTGCACGGCACTAAAGATTATTTGGATTTGTTGTTACACCTGACCCGTTACCCCACCTTCCATCACACCATTAACCTGGTGCCGTCGCTGCTGGTGCAAATCGAGGACTACGTCCAAGGGCGGGCCATGGACCCCTACCTGGCCGTGAGCCTGAAGGCCGCTGCTGACCTGAACGAATGGGAGCGCCATTTTGTCGTCACCAGTTTTTTTGATGCCCCCCACCGCACCATGATTGACCCCTACCCGACCTATCGCCGCCTGTACGAGCAGGTGCAGACCAAGGGACGGGCCTGGTGTCTGGAAAACTGGTCGCTCCAGGATTTTGAGGATTTGTTGATGTGGCACAACTTGACCTGGCTGGACCCCCTGTTCCGGGAACGTCTGGATGTGCAAACCTGGTACGAACGCGGGCAAGGGTTTACTCTGGCGGACCGGCAGGCCCTCTGGCAAATCCAACGGGAGATTCTGGCCCAGATCATCCCGGAGCATCGCCGCTGGCAGGAGGCCGGTGTGATCGAACTCACCACCAGTCCCTATACT
Coding sequences within:
- a CDS encoding cation diffusion facilitator family transporter, with product MQLSRGGQVKRVLRIVLGYNLAIFGVKLAVGLGTGSLAIVADTLHSLTDCLSSGVGLVTQSWAKPEPDREHPYGHQKFEAVGALVIAVLLGVVSFEVIQQAVVRLMAATPPPRFRLADFALLLLVLLVNSAITWYEYQQGQRLDSPILRADALHTLGDLWINLTVLVGMAGVLAGWTWLDTVLAIPVAALVLYSGWRILTINLPWLVDAMAIAPEAIARLATQVPGVESCHDISSRGVVGRQVFIELHLVVTTQDLTTAHRVSEQVEALLQKHYGPARITIHIEPSPGDLPAEPTG